One part of the Maribacter aquivivus genome encodes these proteins:
- a CDS encoding DUF2493 domain-containing protein produces the protein MINKVIIAGGRDFNDYELLNKEASLFLSEIENGDAVQIVSGGAKGVDSMGERFAEENSLDVIVFPADWTKYGRAAGPKRNAQMAEYATHLLSFWDGKSRGTKSMISLAKKNKIEVKIVAI, from the coding sequence ATGATCAATAAAGTAATAATAGCGGGCGGCAGAGATTTTAATGATTACGAACTATTGAACAAAGAAGCTTCTTTGTTTCTTTCTGAAATAGAAAACGGGGATGCCGTTCAGATAGTTTCCGGAGGTGCTAAAGGTGTCGATTCCATGGGTGAGCGTTTTGCTGAAGAAAATAGTTTAGATGTAATTGTTTTTCCTGCAGATTGGACAAAATACGGAAGAGCTGCAGGTCCAAAAAGGAATGCTCAAATGGCGGAGTATGCTACACACTTGCTTTCTTTTTGGGATGGTAAAAGCAGAGGCACAAAGTCGATGATATCGCTAGCTAAAAAGAATAAAATAGAGGTTAAAATTGTGGCCATATAG
- a CDS encoding NHL repeat-containing protein: MIRASSIKKLRDEIIIKGIMPFLEENGFKYFKSKNCFRKSHGIYEQVLSLSTPHSPLEWDDEKDELKLKFHLRSSIESSQFDKWKKKELENDRSFSHFIKVIHGIEIVDFILLEKSDFFEPTESRKFKNAVSSSLSGPDEENRINLSQLKIELVSLFKELDANCDSVSLWENKNYPDNGHIELLVFTDKKELAEKALKERYNELCTSIEESTIEYGVAPRDTIKILEFLILRTKRLVGVNFENPYQRDIKIKDNQNKKVRLTTDLGYSEQLRLDLSLVELNGHAINEEGLCLLVFDKKNIVLMNSEGIKLKEFEINYPKGVEYPGSYVITWIDSIKTFVCNHILINTESLEVIELPYNIDFSKYKNKTIRPALNDIVYNEKAKEYVTLFTVDYKESVLSIYNGQGKLKSELTIKGYAKKINLPRKEVFVTGEKNSYDIFNFKGEFVRNMKFGNGNDTITIAPNGNLVVLHSYSTKSQYFDLSKKSEKALWAHPTYLKGYKEAFYNDINHNFGMGYTQFTPDNKFIIGGADHGKYVYWDTDKLERKELIPNKVYWDMFKSSSSTTSIKETVVKVFKPHVVQHEGTELFINRRNFLGGVSFIEKNKLIVTQMGDNKLVWDNQLNNIGHVYGLGSVKFASHDYFVTQQGMELILFQKTNDLDNNFETSVFKEPSVLVDQIIKNNISEPEEIKEEILPVKEIIPEEKVTDIKKEVKTTEKQIPELQVEPKRSFWSRLFGGK; the protein is encoded by the coding sequence ATGATTAGAGCAAGCTCAATAAAGAAACTACGAGATGAAATTATAATAAAAGGGATTATGCCTTTTTTAGAGGAGAATGGTTTTAAGTATTTTAAAAGTAAAAATTGTTTCCGAAAATCTCATGGTATCTATGAGCAAGTACTTAGTTTATCTACACCCCATTCCCCTTTGGAATGGGATGATGAAAAAGATGAGTTAAAGCTTAAATTTCATTTACGATCTAGTATTGAGTCTAGCCAATTTGATAAATGGAAGAAAAAAGAATTAGAGAATGATAGGTCTTTTAGTCATTTTATAAAGGTTATTCATGGTATTGAAATTGTCGACTTTATTTTATTGGAGAAAAGTGACTTTTTTGAGCCAACTGAAAGTAGAAAATTTAAAAATGCTGTTTCAAGTAGTTTAAGTGGACCGGATGAGGAAAATAGAATTAATTTAAGCCAACTCAAAATCGAGTTGGTTAGTCTTTTTAAAGAACTGGATGCTAATTGTGACTCGGTATCTCTTTGGGAAAATAAGAATTATCCAGACAATGGTCATATTGAATTGTTAGTCTTTACGGACAAAAAGGAGTTAGCAGAAAAAGCTTTAAAAGAGAGATACAACGAACTATGTACATCTATTGAAGAATCGACTATAGAATACGGTGTTGCTCCAAGAGATACAATTAAAATATTGGAATTTTTAATTCTTAGAACAAAAAGATTAGTGGGAGTTAATTTTGAAAATCCTTACCAAAGAGATATCAAAATAAAAGATAATCAGAATAAAAAAGTAAGATTAACAACTGACCTTGGTTATTCTGAACAGCTACGTTTAGATTTAAGTTTGGTAGAATTAAATGGGCATGCTATAAATGAGGAAGGGTTATGCCTTTTAGTATTTGATAAAAAGAACATTGTCCTTATGAATTCTGAAGGTATCAAACTTAAAGAGTTTGAAATCAATTATCCAAAAGGAGTTGAATATCCAGGATCTTATGTTATTACATGGATTGATTCTATAAAAACCTTCGTTTGCAATCATATCTTAATTAATACGGAAAGTCTAGAAGTAATAGAATTACCCTATAATATTGATTTTTCTAAATACAAAAACAAAACTATTAGACCCGCATTAAATGATATAGTTTATAACGAAAAAGCTAAAGAGTATGTTACTCTTTTTACAGTAGATTATAAAGAGAGTGTATTGTCTATTTACAATGGGCAGGGGAAATTAAAATCAGAATTAACAATTAAGGGGTATGCTAAAAAAATAAACCTTCCCCGTAAAGAGGTTTTTGTTACCGGGGAGAAAAACTCTTATGACATTTTTAATTTTAAAGGCGAATTTGTTCGGAATATGAAATTTGGGAATGGTAATGATACAATTACAATTGCACCCAATGGTAATTTAGTCGTCTTACATTCTTATTCAACAAAATCTCAATATTTCGATTTAAGCAAGAAAAGCGAGAAAGCCTTATGGGCACATCCCACATATTTAAAAGGTTACAAAGAAGCTTTCTACAATGATATAAACCATAATTTCGGTATGGGATATACCCAGTTTACACCGGATAATAAATTTATTATAGGAGGGGCCGATCATGGTAAATATGTTTATTGGGATACGGATAAACTGGAGAGAAAAGAATTAATTCCGAATAAAGTATATTGGGATATGTTTAAAAGCTCTAGTTCAACGACTTCGATAAAAGAAACTGTTGTAAAAGTTTTTAAGCCACACGTAGTTCAGCACGAAGGCACTGAATTATTTATAAATAGAAGAAATTTTTTAGGTGGTGTAAGTTTTATTGAGAAAAATAAATTGATTGTTACCCAGATGGGAGACAACAAATTGGTTTGGGATAATCAATTGAACAACATTGGGCATGTATACGGTTTGGGTAGTGTTAAGTTTGCTAGTCATGATTATTTCGTAACACAACAAGGCATGGAATTAATATTATTTCAAAAAACAAATGACTTGGATAATAACTTTGAAACATCCGTATTTAAAGAACCTTCGGTTTTGGTTGATCAAATAATCAAAAATAATATTTCTGAGCCAGAAGAGATAAAAGAGGAGATTCTGCCTGTAAAAGAAATTATTCCGGAGGAGAAAGTCACTGACATTAAAAAGGAAGTTAAAACAACTGAAAAACAAATTCCTGAATTACAGGTCGAGCCTAAAAGAAGTTTTTGGTCTAGGTTATTTGGTGGAAAATAA
- a CDS encoding leucine-rich repeat domain-containing protein, translated as MKKIKLTSVIILLFFLMASMVYSQDIKLSYDITITDLKITDSTIIKEIPYYPNLKIVRINYQHLSKIPSEIFELRKLEELHLNNNEITNIPDEISNLTSLTKLDISNNRISSISSAISKLTSLEYLNFRTNRLPSFPKPILQLKNLTYLDITSSFKGEIPSELYELRKLKFLSMGRLNLSKFPDGLFNLIELEELALHLNYIKEIPTDIVKLKKLKKIHLYDNSIQIIPPEIKELKELEFFTIENNHLTILPIEIAKCQRLKDFRVYGNNNLKPDNLLSVFSQIDSLEKVSFTRIDLSGLSTDINGFKNLKSLTLRECELSELPNWVINIPSLETLDISNNRINVVPKDISKLVRLKTLYLNSNTINDLPDELFTIESLEYLSFDDTNITQEQRKLIFKKLHEKS; from the coding sequence ATGAAAAAAATAAAATTAACGTCAGTTATCATATTGTTATTTTTTCTAATGGCTAGTATGGTATATAGTCAAGATATTAAATTGAGCTATGACATAACTATCACTGATCTAAAAATTACTGACTCAACTATAATAAAGGAAATCCCTTACTATCCTAATTTAAAAATAGTTCGTATAAACTATCAACACTTAAGTAAAATACCATCAGAAATATTTGAACTCAGGAAACTTGAGGAGCTTCACTTAAATAATAATGAAATAACCAATATTCCTGATGAAATAAGTAACCTAACTTCACTTACGAAATTAGATATATCCAACAATAGAATATCATCTATTTCAAGTGCAATATCTAAACTGACATCTCTTGAATATCTAAACTTCCGTACCAATCGACTTCCAAGTTTTCCAAAGCCTATACTTCAACTAAAAAATCTCACCTACCTTGATATCACCTCTTCGTTTAAAGGAGAGATACCTAGTGAACTGTACGAATTAAGAAAATTGAAATTCTTGTCTATGGGGAGACTAAACCTATCTAAATTCCCTGATGGACTTTTCAACCTTATAGAGTTAGAAGAGTTGGCTTTGCATTTAAATTACATCAAGGAAATACCAACAGATATAGTAAAACTCAAAAAACTTAAAAAAATTCATCTATACGATAATTCTATTCAAATTATTCCACCTGAAATCAAAGAATTAAAAGAGCTTGAGTTTTTTACTATTGAGAACAATCACTTAACAATCCTTCCGATTGAAATAGCGAAATGTCAAAGACTCAAAGATTTTCGTGTTTATGGGAACAACAATTTGAAGCCAGATAATTTGCTATCAGTTTTTTCTCAAATAGATTCATTGGAGAAGGTATCCTTCACACGAATAGATTTAAGCGGACTAAGTACTGATATTAATGGATTTAAAAACTTAAAATCTCTGACGCTTAGAGAATGTGAACTATCAGAATTACCAAATTGGGTTATAAACATCCCAAGTTTAGAAACTCTCGATATCAGTAATAATCGAATCAACGTTGTTCCAAAGGATATTTCAAAACTAGTGAGGTTAAAAACACTGTATTTGAATAGTAATACCATTAATGATTTACCAGATGAACTTTTTACAATTGAATCCTTGGAGTACCTATCTTTTGATGATACAAATATTACCCAAGAACAACGTAAACTCATATTTAAGAAGCTTCATGAAAAAAGCTGA
- a CDS encoding ankyrin repeat domain-containing protein — protein sequence MKNLIFVFVVLLSLNCFSQFDDFNNFSNYDAINEDEGIKYFNEKNQGKDSILDYVSIRWLYRKDKLKLLNNVLKNYSFHNNTLKYLFSAVIGDIESFDSNQKGCLPPRFTMKKEDLKERNELLVLIHSKKMVLEHPYSGAVKNGNLPYLEMYLEMYKDEITDKMLDGFLVEAVQHQYIEIVNFLIDYGANPNGTNYYNDQFYAIYRAVKSPEIFNLLISRGADANPEGYGGNTLVHASREGCLEVIDLLLKAGADPNKVFDNGRKKTSALIAAKQWNNFNSKEVLKLLKSN from the coding sequence ATGAAAAACTTAATATTTGTGTTTGTAGTGTTATTATCATTGAATTGTTTTTCTCAATTTGATGATTTCAATAACTTTTCTAATTATGACGCAATAAATGAAGATGAAGGGATTAAATATTTTAATGAAAAAAATCAAGGCAAAGACAGCATTTTGGATTATGTTAGTATACGATGGCTTTATCGGAAAGATAAACTCAAGTTATTAAACAATGTACTTAAAAATTATTCATTTCATAATAACACGTTAAAATACTTGTTCTCAGCAGTAATTGGTGATATTGAATCATTCGATAGCAATCAAAAAGGTTGTTTACCTCCAAGATTTACTATGAAAAAGGAAGATTTAAAAGAACGGAATGAGCTACTTGTATTGATACATTCAAAAAAAATGGTTTTAGAACATCCTTATTCTGGTGCAGTTAAAAACGGTAATTTACCCTATTTAGAAATGTATTTAGAAATGTACAAAGATGAAATTACAGATAAGATGTTAGACGGTTTTTTAGTGGAAGCTGTTCAACACCAATATATAGAAATAGTCAATTTCCTTATAGATTATGGAGCAAATCCAAATGGAACAAATTATTACAATGACCAATTCTATGCAATTTATAGAGCTGTAAAATCTCCTGAAATTTTCAACTTACTCATATCTAGAGGTGCTGACGCCAATCCTGAGGGCTATGGCGGAAATACTTTAGTACATGCATCTAGAGAAGGTTGTTTGGAGGTCATTGATTTACTTTTAAAAGCAGGTGCAGACCCAAACAAAGTGTTTGATAATGGGCGTAAAAAAACTAGTGCATTAATAGCCGCAAAGCAATGGAATAATTTTAATTCTAAAGAAGTACTAAAGTTATTAAAATCGAATTAA
- a CDS encoding ParA family protein produces MAKIILITHQKGGVGKSTLTYNLAQNLSEHSKVAILDIDAQGSLSQLSKIVNSFQITTDENILTIDNNLDFIFIDTPPYLSSKLKGLIKIADLILVPTKAGILDLLAIDNTISLIKDEMKENNTMIILNMVKANTTITEDILKSLDSHKIKIAQTMISDLVAFTRSPLLKGVTADRNAQRQIDSLTKEVLTTLI; encoded by the coding sequence ATGGCAAAAATCATTTTAATTACACATCAAAAGGGTGGAGTGGGAAAAAGTACATTAACCTACAATCTTGCTCAAAATTTAAGTGAGCATTCAAAAGTTGCTATTCTCGACATCGATGCTCAAGGCAGTCTATCTCAGCTTTCAAAAATTGTTAATTCGTTTCAAATAACCACAGATGAAAATATTTTAACGATTGACAACAATTTAGATTTTATTTTTATTGATACACCTCCTTACCTATCGTCAAAGTTGAAAGGACTTATCAAAATTGCAGATTTAATATTAGTACCAACAAAAGCCGGAATACTTGATTTGCTAGCTATTGACAATACGATAAGTTTGATTAAAGACGAAATGAAAGAGAACAATACCATGATTATCTTGAACATGGTAAAAGCTAATACAACCATTACCGAAGATATCTTGAAAAGCCTTGATTCTCATAAAATAAAAATAGCGCAAACAATGATAAGTGATTTGGTAGCATTTACTAGATCTCCTTTGCTTAAGGGTGTTACAGCCGATAGAAATGCGCAAAGGCAAATTGATAGCTTAACAAAAGAGGTCTTAACAACTTTAATATAA
- a CDS encoding DUF6730 family protein has translation MAKIDDLAELLVEELSDFKVQLHRMEQLSEKLRTTPVSPDIKEMKSVLNINLKQQEELSTVQHKKISELTKRLSKSNHYPTWLLVLFGTLILFCFSLTSYSIYEIKDASKTNNEYYEKGQNEVINHFSTFLKENKEANDTYQKWSKTKTE, from the coding sequence ATGGCAAAAATTGATGATTTAGCAGAGCTTTTAGTAGAGGAATTAAGCGATTTTAAGGTACAACTCCATAGAATGGAACAATTGTCTGAAAAATTAAGAACTACTCCTGTATCGCCAGATATAAAGGAAATGAAGTCGGTCTTAAACATCAATCTGAAACAGCAAGAAGAACTATCCACAGTACAACACAAAAAAATTTCCGAGTTGACCAAGAGATTATCAAAATCAAACCACTACCCTACTTGGCTTTTGGTCTTATTTGGAACACTGATCTTGTTCTGTTTTTCATTGACAAGCTATTCAATTTACGAAATCAAGGATGCATCAAAAACAAATAACGAATATTATGAAAAGGGTCAAAATGAAGTGATAAATCACTTCAGCACCTTCTTGAAAGAAAATAAAGAAGCCAACGATACTTATCAAAAATGGAGCAAAACTAAAACTGAATAA
- a CDS encoding relaxase/mobilization nuclease domain-containing protein: protein MIGKGKSISHTNASMSYGMNQEKDASIVLKEYLAGETPQELTKEFEIIQSMNENCNRNTLSFVLSPTIEDGKKLSKNQLGTISRKFIENMNLTERQAIAFVHRDKAHTHIHLYVNRIDFKGKAYPDSFIGKRSNEAARQVAVEMDLKTVKEVQAEKLKPLQKVRNEIHSIHLQILKKEHPKTFNDYIKKMASRNVEVIPSINKGGKLQGFRFEYKGINLKGSEVHRSMSGGKIANGLSINSSGQILQHSNKAVNIAGRVLELSTNMIMGLTKKAVKQIITKGIEIGL, encoded by the coding sequence ATGATTGGGAAAGGTAAATCCATATCACATACAAATGCCTCAATGTCGTATGGTATGAATCAGGAAAAAGATGCATCTATAGTATTAAAAGAATATCTAGCAGGAGAAACTCCACAGGAACTTACCAAGGAATTTGAAATCATTCAGAGTATGAACGAGAATTGTAATAGAAATACATTAAGCTTTGTTTTAAGCCCAACCATTGAGGATGGTAAAAAACTTTCTAAAAATCAACTAGGTACTATTTCTAGAAAATTTATAGAAAATATGAATTTAACCGAAAGACAGGCAATCGCTTTTGTTCACAGAGACAAAGCACACACTCATATTCATTTGTATGTCAATAGAATCGATTTTAAAGGTAAAGCATATCCAGATAGTTTCATAGGTAAACGTAGTAATGAAGCTGCTAGACAAGTAGCTGTTGAAATGGACCTAAAAACGGTAAAAGAAGTACAAGCTGAGAAACTTAAACCATTACAAAAAGTTAGAAATGAAATACACTCAATTCATCTTCAAATTTTAAAAAAGGAACACCCCAAAACTTTTAACGATTACATAAAAAAAATGGCTTCAAGAAATGTAGAAGTAATCCCAAGTATTAATAAGGGAGGAAAACTACAAGGTTTTAGATTTGAGTACAAAGGTATAAACCTCAAAGGAAGTGAAGTACACCGTTCCATGAGCGGTGGTAAGATTGCAAATGGCCTATCCATTAATAGTAGCGGACAAATACTTCAACATTCTAACAAAGCTGTGAACATAGCAGGTAGAGTCCTCGAATTAAGTACTAACATGATAATGGGTTTAACAAAAAAGGCAGTGAAACAAATTATAACTAAGGGAATTGAAATAGGATTATAA
- the mbpA gene encoding mobilization protein MbpA produces MRKKERVITKFRCTIYEKKLLKIKAKNSGLSLSEFCFRAAFNKEITARLTEEEIEAFKTISTYSRNFTLIGNMFRKRNPQLSDEVYALSKELKEHLNKFKK; encoded by the coding sequence ATGAGAAAAAAAGAAAGGGTAATCACCAAATTCAGATGTACTATTTACGAAAAAAAACTTTTGAAAATTAAGGCGAAAAACTCGGGGCTATCCTTGAGTGAATTTTGTTTTAGGGCGGCGTTCAATAAAGAAATAACCGCAAGATTAACCGAAGAGGAAATTGAAGCATTCAAAACCATTTCAACCTATAGTAGAAATTTCACTTTGATAGGTAATATGTTTCGAAAAAGAAACCCTCAATTAAGCGATGAAGTATATGCTCTATCTAAGGAGCTTAAAGAACATCTTAACAAATTCAAAAAATGA
- a CDS encoding DUF6371 domain-containing protein, with translation MDLKQSLRFNTNNNFIEYLKSIFPTDKVENIINLYQVGTATFWNNATIFWQIDNFKKIRSGKMMMYSKNGKRSKIINWMHSYQIKNNQLREFNLSQCFFGLHLINKSNNAIAIVESEKTACIMSILFDKYIWLAAGSLNGINEKKLSPIKDRRIILYPDLGVSRINENPYTQWKKKSDDLFRKGYNISTSDLLESKATEEQKTKGYDIADYFLKVNKERIIINDIKSENLNKLLKLNIQLQNLIEVFDLELMR, from the coding sequence GTGGATTTAAAACAGAGTTTAAGATTTAATACCAATAATAATTTCATTGAATATTTAAAATCAATATTCCCAACTGATAAAGTTGAAAACATAATTAATTTATATCAAGTAGGTACTGCAACATTCTGGAACAATGCTACAATTTTTTGGCAAATAGACAATTTTAAAAAAATACGTAGTGGCAAAATGATGATGTATTCTAAAAACGGTAAACGTTCCAAAATAATTAACTGGATGCATTCCTATCAAATCAAAAATAATCAATTAAGGGAGTTCAACTTGAGTCAATGCTTTTTTGGACTACACTTGATTAATAAAAGTAACAATGCTATTGCAATAGTCGAATCTGAAAAAACTGCCTGTATAATGAGTATCCTCTTTGACAAATACATTTGGTTAGCAGCAGGAAGTTTAAATGGTATAAACGAAAAGAAATTAAGTCCAATAAAAGACAGAAGAATTATTCTTTATCCAGACTTGGGTGTATCCAGAATTAACGAAAATCCATACACACAATGGAAGAAAAAATCAGATGACTTATTTAGGAAAGGTTACAATATTAGCACATCAGATTTATTAGAAAGTAAGGCTACCGAGGAACAAAAAACTAAGGGTTATGACATCGCAGATTATTTTTTAAAAGTCAATAAAGAAAGAATAATTATTAACGATATAAAATCTGAAAATCTAAATAAGTTATTAAAACTAAACATTCAACTACAGAATCTAATTGAAGTATTTGACCTAGAATTAATGCGGTAA